In Paraflavitalea devenefica, the following are encoded in one genomic region:
- the fcl gene encoding GDP-L-fucose synthase — protein sequence MNKSDKIYVAGHRGMVGSAIVRKLKGEGFTNLLLRTSGELDLRNQQAVDEFFAKEKPDYVFLGAAKVGGIQANNVYRADFIYENIMIQSNVIHASYVQGVKKLLFLGSSCIYPKLAPQPLKEEYLLTGLLEPTNEPYAIAKIAGIKMCDAYRAQYGCNFISVMPTNLYGPNDNYDLNNSHVLPALIRKFHEAKVNNEPAVVMWGTGNPRREFLHADDLADACYFLMQTYNEEGFVNIGVGEDVTIKELALLIKDIVGYKGEIQHDLSKPDGTPRKLMDVTKLHSMGWKAKTALHAGIQKVYNDFVKAEPVA from the coding sequence ATGAATAAGTCAGATAAGATATATGTAGCAGGGCATCGTGGTATGGTAGGGTCAGCTATTGTGCGTAAGCTGAAAGGCGAGGGGTTTACCAACCTGCTTTTGCGAACATCCGGGGAACTAGACCTTCGCAACCAGCAGGCTGTAGATGAGTTTTTTGCCAAAGAAAAGCCTGATTATGTTTTTCTGGGAGCCGCCAAAGTAGGCGGTATACAGGCCAATAATGTATACAGGGCGGATTTCATTTATGAAAATATAATGATCCAGAGCAACGTGATCCATGCTTCCTATGTACAGGGAGTTAAAAAGCTCCTATTCCTGGGATCATCCTGCATTTATCCCAAACTGGCTCCCCAGCCATTGAAAGAGGAATATCTCTTAACGGGTTTGTTGGAACCTACCAATGAGCCTTATGCTATTGCAAAGATTGCCGGTATTAAAATGTGTGATGCTTACCGGGCCCAGTATGGCTGTAATTTCATTTCCGTCATGCCTACCAATTTATATGGTCCGAATGATAATTATGACCTCAATAATTCACATGTATTGCCGGCCCTGATCCGCAAATTCCATGAAGCCAAAGTCAACAATGAACCGGCTGTAGTGATGTGGGGAACAGGAAATCCGCGGCGTGAGTTTCTGCATGCAGATGACCTGGCCGACGCCTGCTATTTTCTCATGCAGACCTATAATGAAGAAGGATTTGTGAATATTGGTGTCGGAGAAGACGTAACTATCAAAGAACTGGCATTACTGATAAAAGATATTGTAGGTTATAAGGGCGAAATACAACATGACCTGAGTAAGCCGGATGGTACGCCCCGCAAACTGATGGATGTAACAAAGCTGCATAGTATGGGCTGGAAGGCGAAGACAGCATTACATGCAGGGATACAAAAAGTATACAACGATTTTGTAAAAGCTGAGCCGGTGGCTTAG